In Streptomyces sp. ML-6, the genomic stretch CGCTGCCGCTTGTCCCGGTCCCAGCGCGAGGCCCCCATCTGCCAGTCGTACGAGAGCGGCATGACGTGGTCGATCTGGACCCTGGTGGGCCGCTGCTTGGTCCAGTCGATGGTCGAGCCGGTGTACGGGTCCTTGAGGGTCATCGACACGACCACGCAGTCCGAACCGGACCGGAACTTCACGTCCTTGCCGTCCCTGGCGAGGAGATCGTTGCGGGTTATCTCTATCCCTCTCCTGATCGCGATGCACATGAGGCACAGCCGTAACCCACTCCTGTCCCTCACCGTTATCAGTCATGCCATGAGGCACATGAGTGACAACGGAGACAGGAAGCAGATCCATGACGTTATGCACGGAGAAAGCCGTCTCGCCCACCACCGGCGAGACCACCTGGCTCCTGGTCGACGAAGAGACGTACGCGCCCCACCCCGAAGCCCGTGAGTTCTCCCTGTACCTGCGCGGAGCCGGGCGGTCACCGCAGACACAGCGCGCGTACATCCCCAGAATCGGCCGCTTCCTCAATTGGTGCGCAGAACGGGGCACCAACTGGAAGACCGCCCGGCTCGGGGACATGAGCCTGTTCAAGTTCCACGTCGAACGGACACCGACCCGGTACGGGCGGCCTCCGACCGGCAAGACGGTGAACGCCACGCTCACCGCGGTCTGCGAGTTCCTCCGCTTCTGCGCCGTCCAGGGACACGTGGCCCACGAAGTCGCCGCGCGTCTCAGCGAGCCCCGCTTCCTCGCACACGCCCCGGCCGGTTTCGATCCCGGCGAGGGCGGCCAGCACTTGATGGTCAAAGCCCGCGTCCTGAAGGCGCCGGAGATCGAGCGAGCGCCCCAGACGCTCACCCGCGCCCAGTCGGATCAGATTCTCGACGCCGCTCGCACCGCCCGTGACCGGCTGCTGCTGACCGTCCTCCTGGAGGCAGGCCTCCGCATCGGCGAAGCCCTCGGACTGCGGCGCGAGGACATGCATCTGCTCCCCGACTCCACCCACCTCGGCTGCCGGACCGGTGGCGCGCACCTGCACGTCAGGCCACGACAGGACAACGTCAACGGGGCACGGGCCAAAGCCGGGCGCCCTCGCATGGTTCCCTTGACGCCAGAGGTGGTGCATCGGTATCGCGATCACCTCGCCGAGCGTGAACAGGCGGCCGGCTCCGCCGGCTGTGACTACGTCTTCGTCAACCTCGTCGGCGTCCACGCGGGACGCCCTCTGTCATATTCGAACGCCAAGCAAGTGGTCGAACGGATCGGGAGGCGCTGCGGTCTGACCGCCCGGCCGCACATGATGCGGCACACTGCCGCCACCCGCTGGATCCGTAACGGAGTTGCTCCGGACGTCGTACAGACGCTCCTGGGCCACACCTCCTCGGCCAGCACCGCCGTATACCTGCACGCCCAGGACGAGGATCTCCGCGCAGCCGTCGCGGCCGTCGACAGCCTCACCTCGGAGCTGCTGCGATGACCGTTGCACCTCTCCGCTCGGCTGTCGTCGCCTCCGTCTCCGCTGAACCGGAGTGGCCGTCATGGCTCGCGGCGCGCATTCCGTCGAGCTGGCGGGCAGATGAGTGGGACCCCGTTCAGGCACTGTTCACTGCCGATCCCGGTAATCCGATGACCAGCGTGTTCGTCTGCTCCGTGGCCTCCTGCACCACCCATGTGGCGAGCAACGGCTCCCGGTGCGACGCCTGCCGGAAAGCCCGATATCTCCTGAGAAACCCTGCGGACTTCGACACGACGCACACCCCGGATCCGTCTCGCCGCAGGCCCAACGCCGCCGCGAACGGGGCGATGCCCGGCGTCTCCCAGTTCTCGCTCGCGGGTGTGAGCCCCGCGGTCCGCCAGGAGCTCTTGTACGGGCTACAGCAGCGCGACGACGCCGGAATCAGCCTGGTCCCCCAGCGGGTACGCCGCATTGTGGCCGGCCTCCCCGCCGGACTCGACTCGCTCCTCGACCTGGACGCCTCCTTCTCCTCCGGGCTTCCAGCCGCGGCCTCCGGCGTCCTGAACGGTGTTCTCCAGCACGTCCGACGGGCACGCGTCGAGTTCGAGGGCACCGATCCGACCTCGGGCGATGTATGGGAGTGCGCTCTCATCGGGCTGACGGCCGGACGCGGTCGCAAGTACGCCGCTGTCCACGGCGAGATCGACTTCCGTCCGGTACGGCAGCGTTGGCTGCGGGAGCTGGTCAAGGAGTACGGCCGCACGGCACGCCCCAACGTCATGGATCTACAGCAGACCGTCTACGCGGCGACCATCGCGTCCTCCGCGCTGGCAGGCCGCCCCCACGGGGATGAGCCCGGGCTCCTCGCCATGGCTGACATGAACGCCGTAGTGGACATGTTCCGCATCACCAAGCGTCCCGAGGACGGTCACGACTACTCCACCAGCCACCGCAGAGCCCTGCTCCGCCACTGGCGCACGTTCCTGGACTACGCCCGTCAGGCCGGGATGATGGATCACGTGCCCGGCGGCTTCGCACTCAACCCCCGCTTCCACAGCATCGCCGCCGTGGAGGTGACCGAGGACGATCTCGGCCGTGCGATCCCCGAGCACATCATCGTCCAACTCGACGCACACCTGGGTCTGCTGGGCACCTCGACGGGGTACACGAGCGGCGGCTGGACGGCCGCCGACTTCGCGCGGATGTATCAGGTGGTCTACGCGGTCCTCCGGGACACCGGCCGACGTCCAGGCGAAGTCACCAGCCTGCGCCGCGACTGCCTGGAGCGGGTCGACGGCAAACCGACGCTGATCTACGACAACCACAAGCGGCGACGACACGGCCGTCGTCTGCCCATCTCGGAGAGCATCGCCCAACTGATCGAAGCCTGGCAGAAGGAGCTCGATGCGCTACCGGCCGTACCGGCTTGCGCCCAGTGGCTGTTTCCCTCTCCAGGACAGCGCAATCGTCCACGCCGCGGGCATCTGAACACCTCGCATTTCTGCAACCGGATCTTCCGGAACTGGGTCGACGAACTGATCCCTGACCTTGTGGACGACCGTCTCGACGAGGACGGCGCCCGGCTCGCCCACGACCGCACCCAGATCGTCCCGTACGGCTTCCGCCACGCGTACGCCCAACGCCATGCGGACGCGGGCACCCGCCCCGACGTCCTGCGGGAACTCATGGACCATCGTTCACTGGACGTCACCATGGGCTACTACAAGGTTTCCCTCGGTCGAAAGCAGGAGGCCGTGCGCACGGTCGCGGCACTCGCCGTCGACCGGCACGGAGCCGCCCGCGGGTTCAGCGATCCCCTCGCCTACGAGGTGGAAAGCGTCGGGGTTCCCTATGGCGGCTGCACCGAGCCGAGCAACGTCAAGGCCGGCGGCGGGCACTGCCGCATCCGCTTCCAGTGCGCCGGATGCGACTTCTACCGGCCCGATCCCTCCTACCTCCCCGCCCTGGAACAGCAGATCGCGGACCTGCGGGCCGACAAGGAGGCCGCCCTGGCCATGGAGGCCGCCGACTGGGTCGTGCGCAATCTCGACGACCAGATCCGCGCCTACTCGAAGTCGGCCGACGAGATGCGGCGGAAGCTGGACGCGCTGCCCGCCGAGGAGCGGGCCGCCGTCGAATCCGCCTCACGCGAGCTGCGCAAGGCACGTTCGGCAGCGGCCTTCGTCCCCCTGCAGTCGCTGACGACACGGAGCTCGGAATGAAGATCCCTGCTGCTTCCAGCGGCAACGACCGGAACGCTCGGATCGAGCGGCTGCGCGTCAGCCGCGCCAAGGACAGCGAAGAAAAGACGAGGCGTGCACTCGACGCCGTGGATGCCCTTCTCCGCTCGGGGCAACGGATCACCGCTGCCCGAGTGGCACGGGAGGCCTCGGTGTCCACGTGGTTCGTCTACAACCAGCCTCAGGTGCACCAGGCCGTTCAGGACGGCATCACCGCCCAGCAAACGCGAGGGCGCCAGAACTCCCACACTCCAGAAGCGTCCCAGGTGTCTCCGGCCGGGTTGCGGACGGACCTTGCACTGGCCCGCGAAGAGATCAAGGACCTCAAGAAGGAGCGCGATCGGCTCCGTAACCGGGTCAGGCTCTCTCTCGGCGCCGAGTTGGAAGGCGTGAACCAGCACGAGCTGATCGAGCGGGTACAGCAGATCGAGCAGCGGAATACCGCGCTGGAGCAAGCGCTGTCAGAGGCCAGGAACAGGATCGCCGCCCTGGAGGGCCAACTGCGTGAGGCGGAGGACGACCTCACCGCCGCGCGAGCCGGTCTTCGCCGTGCCATGCGGGCCGTTCCGTCCCCATAGCCCTCGCGATACCGCCCACTCGCGGCCGTCCGGCTTTCATACCGCCTTCCGGACAGCCGCGAGGAAGGCCGGCGAAGTGGTCAGGACTTGACCCCCCGCACCGGTCAGGACCGCGCTCAGTCGGTGTCCGTCGCGGCCAGCATCGCCAGCCGTCGACGTTCTGGAGATACCGCAACGAGGCCGATGTCCCAGGCCCCACGCTCGAACCACTTGGTGTCGGCGCCGAAGGCATACCAAGCGCATGCCCGTGCACTCGCCTCGACCTCTTCCACGAGGCAGCCCTGCGCCGTACCGGAGAGACCGGCCACGGACTGCCAGGCGGCCAGTCGGCCGTAGGCACCACGGGCGCCGGAGTTGTAGGCACCGCCCGTGGACGCGGCGGCGAAGAGAACCCGCCATGGGTGCTCCGGCGAGCATGCCGCAACCGACAGGGCGGCCTTCTTCGTCCCCACGCCCTCCAAGCACTCCAGCCCGAGTGCCAACAGCATCCTCGGAACCGACTCGGCTTCCAGAGGAGCTGCCAGATCGAAGACCCGTGCTTCGATCCGGCCGTTCGACTCCTCGGCCCAGTTCGTCACAGCAACACCGGTGGCCTTGGCAATGGCTTCGGTCGTCGTCTCCTCGACCGGCGGCACGGGCGCCCGGTCATCACGCGGCACCTCACGGTTCACCGGCGGGCCGTACGGCATCGAGTGGCTGCCACCGCGCGCGCTGTAGCTCGGCAGATCCGGTCGCCCTTCCAGCTCCAACAGCGTCAACGGCAGCCAACCCAGAGGATGATGCCTCCAGTGCGGCGACGTCGCCCACCCGGCGATCCCCGGTGACTCCGTGACGTCGACGCCTCTGAGCACCAGCTCATGGACCAGGCACGCCCGAAGTTCCTCAGTGGCGTGTCCAGTGAACGCCGCTGCGAGCTCCTCGGTCGGTTGGCTGGAGGCCAGCAGGGAGGCGGTATAGCGGTCCAGCTTCCTGTCAGCGGCCTCCGCGGAAGAAACCAGCCGCAGCGCTTGAGCGACGTTGCCGGGATCGGGCGTGGTGGCCAGAAGCCGGAGCAGGTAGTCGAAGACGCTCCTGTACTGCCATATCCGCCCGGCGTCAGAGGCGTAAGCCCCGGCGAGCGCGATAGCGAGGTCCGCAACGAAAGCAGCGTCTCCCCGCCCGAGACTGCGGTCAGCCGTCTTCCACACGTCGGTGACGCTCTTCAGGCCCGGCAGCTTCGTCACGATCTTCTGTATGCGGTCAGCCACGGCAATGGAGCCTATGCGTCGCGCAGCACGAAAGCGACAGCGTTTCCCCAGGTCACCACAGCCCTCTCAGCCCCCGCACTGCTTAAGCATCATCCTCTTGTCCGGGGCCGTCACCGGGAGCCCGTACTTTTCCGCAACCTGTGCGAAGCGGACCGCGTACGAGCACCGGATCGACTTGTTCGGCGGCAGCCAGGACGCCGGACCCGAATCGCGTTTGGCGGAGTTCGTGGAGCCCGAGACCGGCAGAAGATTCAGCACGTCGTTGGCCAGCTGCTGCCTCTTCTTCTTGCTCCAACGCGAGGCCCCCATCTGCCAGGCGTACGACAACGGCACCACGTGGTCTATCTGTACCTTGGTGGCCTTGGCCTTCTTCCAGGCGATGTCCTTGCCGGTGTACGGGTCGTACAGGTCCATCGACACGACCACGCAATCGGAACCCTTACGGAACTCGACGTCCTGTCCATGAAGTTTCAGCAAGTCGTTCCGGGTGTCACAACCGTTCCTCGCCAGCGGCACCCCATCCGCCGTGTCCATCCACGCATAGCCGAACTTGTCCCGTTCGTAGCCCGTCTTCGACCCACGCCCCTTGACTGTGAGTTTGTCGACGAGCTTGCGCGCGTTCGCCTTGTCCGCCTCCGACGCGAGCGCGCCGAGCCCCGGCTTTGTTCCGTCCGGATTCGTCAGCGGGCTCGCCGCCCGCCCGGCGTCCGGTCCGGATCCCGCAGAGCTTCCGCCCGGCTCCAGACCATCACAGCCTGCGACGAGCGTGACGGCAACGGTGACCGTAAGGACGACCCTCTTCCCGCCCGTGCACAGCGGCCTGTGACTCATGTGCCTCTCACTACGCACAGGCGACCACACCCTGCATACGCTGCGAGAACAGGGCCACTACAGCGCGGACCATAGAGATAATGCGGGTGTCACAGCCGTTCTTAGCGAGCGCCAGCCCGTCGATCGAGTCCTTCCACGCGTAGCCGAACTCCTCGCGCGCGTACCCGGTCTTCGGCCCCCGGCCCTTCGTGGCCACCTTCTCGATGATCTTCCGGCCGGCCGCCCGGTCCGCCTCGGAGGTGAGCGGCGCGAGCCCCGGCTTCGTACCGTCGGGGTTGTCCAGCGGGCTGGCCCCGAGGCCGGTGAAGGTCCGGCCGCCGGCCTCCCCGGAGGACGATTCGAAATCGCAGCCGGCCAGGGCCAGCGCCGCCACCACCCCGAGGGCGGGCAGAGTCACTCGGTGGACACGGGGAGATATCACGCGAAGCCGTCCTGACGGGGAGAAAGCAAAATCCTGAAAATCGTACGGATGCCTTCCCCGTCCACGGGTATTCATGAGCACGCCACGCCCGGGGTGCGGCCGGAATCACACCGTCCGGCCTCCCCGCCGCTCATACCTTCCCGATGCCCAGCGTCGTCTCGGAGGGCAGCAGTCCGGACCCGATCACCGCCACCCAGGGCGGTCCCAGCAGTTCGACGAGCCGCTCCCGCTCCGTCGCGTCGAGCACCCGCCAGGGGGCCGCGGCCGCCTCGTCCGTGCGCCGCTCGACCTCGGCGCGCAGCGCCCGCCCCGCTTCGGTCGCCGTGCCGTCCTCGTCCAACAGGTCGCGCTCCACGAGCCGTTGCCGGGCGTCCCGCCACTGCGCGTCGCTCCACCCCCGGCTCGCGAACACCTCCGGGCGCGCCGCACCGACGGCGGCGAAGGAGACCAGCGACTCGACCGGGTCGAGCCCCGCCCCGACGAGCGCCGCGACATGGCCGTCCCCCCGGTGCTCGCGCAGGACCGTCGCCGCCCACCAGAGCGCGAGGTGCGGCTCGTCCGGCCGGGGCAGGGCGGCGTTGGCCGCGGCGAGCGTCCGGCCGGAGGTGTCGGCGGCCTCCGCGACGCGCCGCACGAGCGCGGCGGCCTCGCCCAGCTCCGGGCCGGCGACCGCGTCCCCCAGCAGCTTCCGGTAAGCGCGGTCGACCGCCCGCGTCCGGGCCGCGAGCACCGCCTCCGGAGCGGCGACGGACCAGATGGCGGGCACGTACTCGCCCACCATCGCCGGGTTGAAGCTGTGGAAGGCCTCGGCCACCCGCCCCGCACCGGCCTCCCCGAGCGGCGCCGCGCGCCAGGCGAAGTAGCCGGGCCACCGCTCATCGGTGCCGTACCCGAGCGCGGCGACCTCCTCGACGGCCTCCGGCGCGTAGTACAGCACGGCGTGCAGGGGTTCCAGCAGGTGCCACATCCGCCGCACCCGGCCCAGCTCCTCGGACATGTCTCCGCCCTCCGCGACATCACTCATCTTGTCACTGACTAGATCCCCAGAGTGCTTCCCCTCCCGCAACTTGTCAATGACAAGATTCCGCGTAATCTGCTGCACATGACCAGCGAGCGCGCCTACCACCACGGCGACCTGCGGCAAGCCGTCCTCACCGCCGCACTCGACGTCATCCGCACCGACGGGCCGGGTGCGCTGAGCCTGCGCGACCTGGCGCGCCGGGCCGGCGTCTCCCACGCGGCCCCCGCCCACCACTTCAAGGACCGCACGGGCCTGCTCACCGCCATCGCCGCCGAGGGCTACGCCCTCTTCGCCGACGAGCTGGCCGAGGCCCCGGACCTCAAGGAGCGGGGCGTGCGGTACGTACGGTTCGCCGCCGAACACCCGGCGCACTTCCACGTGATGTTCCGGCCGGACCTCCTCCGCGCCGACGACCCCGCACTGCTCGCGGCGAAGGACCGGGCCTCGGCCGAGCTGCGCGCGGGCGTCGGCGGCCTTCCCCCCGCCGGGCGCGGCGACGACGACCGGCTCGCGGGTGTGGCCGCCTGGTCGCTGGCCCACGGCTTCGCCACGCTGCTGCTCAGCGGCAACCTGGACGGGGCGGTGGGCGCCCAGGACCCCGAGGCGGTCTTCCGGTCGCTCGCGGAGCTGCTGTTCGCGCCGGGGAGTTCCTGAACGCGTCGGCGGGGCCGAAGGGCGGGAGCCCGCACCGGGTGGCGAGCAGGCACACCCCTGACGCTCGCCGACTCCCCTGGCCTCCCCCGGCTTCTCCGGCTTACCTGGCTCTCCCGGCTTCCCCAGACTCCCCCGCTCAGGCCCGCATGCCGCCGTCCACGCGGAGGACGGTGCCGGTGACGTAGGAGGCACGGTCACTGAGCAGCCAGGCGGCCGCCTCGGCGATCTCGTCCGGCTCGGCCGCGCGGCCCAGCGGGGTCTGGGCGTTGAGCTGCTCGACGATGCCGGGCGAGTCCGCCTCCCACTCGTGGACCATCTCGGTGAGCGTGGTGCCGGGTGCGATGGCGTTGACGCGGATGCCCTCCGGGCCGTACGTGACGGCGGCCGACGCGGTGAGGCTGTTGACCGCCCGCTTCGCGGCGCCGTAGGCGGGCAGCCAGGGGTTGCCCATCAGGCTGCCGACGCTGGAGGTGTTGACGATCGCCCCGGTCCCGGCGGTGGCCCGGATGGCGGCGATCTCGGCGGTCATGGCGAGCCACGGACCCTTGAAGTCGACCGCGCACACCCGGTCGAAGTCGGCCTCCGCCAACCGGTCCATCGGGCCGGGCGGCTGGGCCGTCGCGCCGTTGTTGAAGGCGGCGTCGAGACGGCCGTACACCGCCACGGCCCGGTCGACGGCCGCGCGGATGCTCGCCGGGTCGGCCAGATCGCACAGCGCGTACTCAGCGGCGCCGCCCGCCGCCCGGATCTCCTCGGTCACCGCCTCCAGCTGGGCCTCCGTACGGGACGCGAGGAACACCCGCGCGCCCTCCCGGGCGAAGAGCCGGGCCGCGGCGGCGCCGATGCCCCGGCCGGCTCCGACGACGAGGGCGACCTTGCCGGAGAGCAGACCGGGCCGTGCGGTGGACGTGATCGTTGTGTCGTTCATGCCGACGAGCCTGCGCCGGGCCGGGCCTCTCATCCAGGCACCGGCGGTACCTGGATGAGCCGGCCGGGGCCCGCGCACACTGGTGGGGTGGACCGACGAGAACTGGCAGGTTTCCTGCGCAGCAGGCGCGAGCGGATCGCCCCCGCAGAGGTGGGGCTGCCCGCCGGGCCGCGCCGCCGCACCCCCGGGCTGCGCCGCGAGGAGGTGGCACAGCTGGCGTTCATCTCGACCGAGTACTACACGCGGCTGGAACAGGCCCGCGCCCCGCACCCCTCCCGCGAGGTGCTGGTCCAGATCGCCCGCGCCCTGCGCCTCTCGGACGCCGAGCGCGACCATCTGCACCACCTCGCCGGCACTCCGCCCGGCCCCCTGCCCGGACCCTCCAGGGAGGTGCGGCAGAGCATCGTCGACCCGCTGGACCGGCTCCCGGAGGCCGCCGCGCTCGTGCTGTCGGCGACGTACGAGGTGATCGCCTGGAACGGCCTGGCCGCGGCCCTGATGGAGGACTTCTCCGCGCTGTCGCGCCGCGACCGCAACCTCGTCCGGCGCGCCTTCCTCGGCCCGCACCGGCACGGCCGGCCGCTGTACGGCGTCTCGGACGCGGACGCGTTCGTCCGGACCTCGGCCCAGCACC encodes the following:
- a CDS encoding tyrosine-type recombinase/integrase, translating into MTLCTEKAVSPTTGETTWLLVDEETYAPHPEAREFSLYLRGAGRSPQTQRAYIPRIGRFLNWCAERGTNWKTARLGDMSLFKFHVERTPTRYGRPPTGKTVNATLTAVCEFLRFCAVQGHVAHEVAARLSEPRFLAHAPAGFDPGEGGQHLMVKARVLKAPEIERAPQTLTRAQSDQILDAARTARDRLLLTVLLEAGLRIGEALGLRREDMHLLPDSTHLGCRTGGAHLHVRPRQDNVNGARAKAGRPRMVPLTPEVVHRYRDHLAEREQAAGSAGCDYVFVNLVGVHAGRPLSYSNAKQVVERIGRRCGLTARPHMMRHTAATRWIRNGVAPDVVQTLLGHTSSASTAVYLHAQDEDLRAAVAAVDSLTSELLR
- a CDS encoding site-specific integrase; this translates as MTSVFVCSVASCTTHVASNGSRCDACRKARYLLRNPADFDTTHTPDPSRRRPNAAANGAMPGVSQFSLAGVSPAVRQELLYGLQQRDDAGISLVPQRVRRIVAGLPAGLDSLLDLDASFSSGLPAAASGVLNGVLQHVRRARVEFEGTDPTSGDVWECALIGLTAGRGRKYAAVHGEIDFRPVRQRWLRELVKEYGRTARPNVMDLQQTVYAATIASSALAGRPHGDEPGLLAMADMNAVVDMFRITKRPEDGHDYSTSHRRALLRHWRTFLDYARQAGMMDHVPGGFALNPRFHSIAAVEVTEDDLGRAIPEHIIVQLDAHLGLLGTSTGYTSGGWTAADFARMYQVVYAVLRDTGRRPGEVTSLRRDCLERVDGKPTLIYDNHKRRRHGRRLPISESIAQLIEAWQKELDALPAVPACAQWLFPSPGQRNRPRRGHLNTSHFCNRIFRNWVDELIPDLVDDRLDEDGARLAHDRTQIVPYGFRHAYAQRHADAGTRPDVLRELMDHRSLDVTMGYYKVSLGRKQEAVRTVAALAVDRHGAARGFSDPLAYEVESVGVPYGGCTEPSNVKAGGGHCRIRFQCAGCDFYRPDPSYLPALEQQIADLRADKEAALAMEAADWVVRNLDDQIRAYSKSADEMRRKLDALPAEERAAVESASRELRKARSAAAFVPLQSLTTRSSE
- a CDS encoding DUF6262 family protein; amino-acid sequence: MKIPAASSGNDRNARIERLRVSRAKDSEEKTRRALDAVDALLRSGQRITAARVAREASVSTWFVYNQPQVHQAVQDGITAQQTRGRQNSHTPEASQVSPAGLRTDLALAREEIKDLKKERDRLRNRVRLSLGAELEGVNQHELIERVQQIEQRNTALEQALSEARNRIAALEGQLREAEDDLTAARAGLRRAMRAVPSP
- a CDS encoding DUF6183 family protein yields the protein MADRIQKIVTKLPGLKSVTDVWKTADRSLGRGDAAFVADLAIALAGAYASDAGRIWQYRSVFDYLLRLLATTPDPGNVAQALRLVSSAEAADRKLDRYTASLLASSQPTEELAAAFTGHATEELRACLVHELVLRGVDVTESPGIAGWATSPHWRHHPLGWLPLTLLELEGRPDLPSYSARGGSHSMPYGPPVNREVPRDDRAPVPPVEETTTEAIAKATGVAVTNWAEESNGRIEARVFDLAAPLEAESVPRMLLALGLECLEGVGTKKAALSVAACSPEHPWRVLFAAASTGGAYNSGARGAYGRLAAWQSVAGLSGTAQGCLVEEVEASARACAWYAFGADTKWFERGAWDIGLVAVSPERRRLAMLAATDTD
- a CDS encoding HNH endonuclease family protein; translation: MSHRPLCTGGKRVVLTVTVAVTLVAGCDGLEPGGSSAGSGPDAGRAASPLTNPDGTKPGLGALASEADKANARKLVDKLTVKGRGSKTGYERDKFGYAWMDTADGVPLARNGCDTRNDLLKLHGQDVEFRKGSDCVVVSMDLYDPYTGKDIAWKKAKATKVQIDHVVPLSYAWQMGASRWSKKKRQQLANDVLNLLPVSGSTNSAKRDSGPASWLPPNKSIRCSYAVRFAQVAEKYGLPVTAPDKRMMLKQCGG
- a CDS encoding TetR/AcrR family transcriptional regulator gives rise to the protein MTSERAYHHGDLRQAVLTAALDVIRTDGPGALSLRDLARRAGVSHAAPAHHFKDRTGLLTAIAAEGYALFADELAEAPDLKERGVRYVRFAAEHPAHFHVMFRPDLLRADDPALLAAKDRASAELRAGVGGLPPAGRGDDDRLAGVAAWSLAHGFATLLLSGNLDGAVGAQDPEAVFRSLAELLFAPGSS
- a CDS encoding glucose 1-dehydrogenase — protein: MNDTTITSTARPGLLSGKVALVVGAGRGIGAAAARLFAREGARVFLASRTEAQLEAVTEEIRAAGGAAEYALCDLADPASIRAAVDRAVAVYGRLDAAFNNGATAQPPGPMDRLAEADFDRVCAVDFKGPWLAMTAEIAAIRATAGTGAIVNTSSVGSLMGNPWLPAYGAAKRAVNSLTASAAVTYGPEGIRVNAIAPGTTLTEMVHEWEADSPGIVEQLNAQTPLGRAAEPDEIAEAAAWLLSDRASYVTGTVLRVDGGMRA
- a CDS encoding helix-turn-helix transcriptional regulator, which produces MDRRELAGFLRSRRERIAPAEVGLPAGPRRRTPGLRREEVAQLAFISTEYYTRLEQARAPHPSREVLVQIARALRLSDAERDHLHHLAGTPPGPLPGPSREVRQSIVDPLDRLPEAAALVLSATYEVIAWNGLAAALMEDFSALSRRDRNLVRRAFLGPHRHGRPLYGVSDADAFVRTSAQHLRAAAARYPDDPEVTGLVEELLAGSEEFARIWAGHDVTARPTLCKTFHHPLVGPVSVNCDVLDIADRDQRVVIYTAAPGSPSEQALRLLSVIGTQRLDVPSEA